A genomic window from Labrus bergylta chromosome 7, fLabBer1.1, whole genome shotgun sequence includes:
- the fjx1 gene encoding four-jointed box protein 1: MRAVTANLFALLFLCALASVFYVWSALESRLERHKRRFSGSLHQGLPTDLSTKTFRALLAVPVAQRPRLGGRLEAHNLTDQTVSAGSPDYHVNGDNKRSARREGPVKLGSLVEDGIFWSEWLEELLPEQFTEEYAQAWRERARAHRVVKLEPGCGRISNQLATFADGTKACVRYGINADQVQGETLTYYLASLLGITNLPPLILSQLSGDSEQWDAVRARIDGLQWSDGAVVSLTKWVSNLTGVVTPAPLRPESNGLHPVLLELRNKTTAELLELMQWTDLIVLDYLTANFDRLVSNLFSLQWDSRVMERDTNNLLKTPRGDLLFIDNEAGLVHGFRVLNMWEKYHSTVLSSVCVFRKRTTQRVAELHKRRDSRKRLLELYRDSEPLSLELGFLSDEHAAVLQDRIDRLYKHILHCRGKYSQL, encoded by the coding sequence ATGAGGGCTGTTACAGCAAACTTATTCGCTCTGCTGTTTCTGTGCGCCCTTGCAAGTGTTTTCTATGTCTGGAGCGCATTGGAGAGCCGTTTGGAGCGACACAAACGCAGGTTCTCAGGGTCCTTACACCAAGGTCTCCCAACGGACCTCTCCACAAAAACTTTCAGAGCATTGCTCGCCGTGCCAGTGGCACAAAGACCGCGCTTGGGGGGCAGACTTGAGGCGCACAACCTCACTGATCAAACCGTCTCTGCAGGAAGTCCAGATTACCATGTGAATGGGGATAACAAGAGGTCAGCGCGGCGGGAGGGCCCGGTCAAGTTGGGCTCCCTGGTGGAGGATGGGATCTTTTGGAGTGAATGGCTTGAGGAGCTACTCCCCGAGCAATTCACAGAGGAATATGCTCAGGcgtggagagagagagccagggCACACCGGGTAGTGAAGCTGGAGCCCGGATGCGGCAGGATATCGAACCAGCTCGCTACTTTTGCAGACGGGACCAAAGCGTGTGTGCGTTACGGAATTAACGCGGATCAGGTGCAAGGGGAAACTTTGACTTATTACCTTGCCAGTTTGCTCGGCATCACAAACCTGCCTCCTCTCATACTGTCCCAGCTGAGCGGTGACAGCGAACAATGGGATGCTGTGAGGGCGCGGATAGACGGTTTACAGTGGAGTGATGGAGCCGTGGTTTCTCTCACTAAGTGGGTCTCCAACCTGACGGGGGTGGTCACACCTGCGCCGCTCAGACCGGAGAGCAACGGGCTGCATCCTGTGCTGCTCGAGCTCCGGAACAAGACGACGGCGGAGCTGCTGGAGCTGATGCAGTGGACCGACCTGATCGTGTTGGACTACCTGACTGCGAACTTCGACAGGCTGGTCAGTAATCTGTTCAGCCTGCAGTGGGACTCGCGCGTAATGGAGAGGGACACGAACAACCTCCTCAAGACGCCGCGCGGTGACCTTCTGTTTATAGACAACGAGGCCGGGCTGGTGCACGGGTTCCgggtgttgaacatgtgggagAAATATCACAGCACAGTGCTGAgctcggtgtgtgtgttcagaaaaAGGACAACGCAGCGCGTGGCGGAGCTGCACAAGCGCAGAGACTCCAGGAAAAGGCTGCTGGAGCTCTACAGAGACAGCGAGCCTTTGTCCCTGGAACTGGGGTTTCTCTCAGACGAGCACGCCGCTGTTCTCCAGGACAGGATAGACAGattatacaaacacattttgcattGCAGAGGGAAGTACAGCCAGCTGTGA